CTGGAACGGCTCACCGGTAATTTATATCCTGCCACACTCAGGAGACTGTTTTCATAGCTCGAAATTTTATCGAGACGCACAATGTAAGAATGATGAACACGAAGAAACTGTCCCGCAGGCAGGCGTGCGAGAATCGTTTTCATGGTGGAGTGAGCGGTGAATTTTTCGCGCAGTGTGTGAATGACCACGTAATCGGCCAGCGATTTGATGAAGATGATCTCGGCCGGATCAATCTTTACAATACGTGCTGTGGTTTTGACGTAGAGCGGATTTGCGCCGGGATTTTTTTTATTCTGTTCAAAAACTTTCTGTGCTTTTTTTACTGCTTTCTGAAATCGTTCGGGAAGAATAGGTTTGACCAGAAAATCCAGTACGTCGAAATCAAATGCGCTGGCTGCATATTTTTTATGTGATGTGATGAGGACAACCGGTGGAAGATTGTCATTGTATTTTTCAAGCATTTCCAGTCCGCTCATTCCCGGCATTTCCACATCCAGAAAAATAAGGTCCGTTTTATGATCCTTCAGGTAATTCAGTGCATCCTGTGCGCCGGAAAAAGTTCCGCAGGGTTCAAGCGAGGCATTTTTCCTGATCATGATCTCCACGATCCTGCAGGTCATTTCGTCGTCATCGACAACGATACAATTCATCCGGTTGGGTGCAGCCATGCGTCGAAATTAATTAATCCGCGTTAATTTCATTTTATGAAATCAAGTTGTTCCAGTTCTTTGAGCGCGATCAGTGTCATTTGCCGGAGTTTCCCGATTTCCGCCAGGTTTTTTTTCAGGGAATTTTTCCGGCACTGATCTTCCAGTTGTTCTACCATCTTCATTTTTTCTTTCCGGAAAATATTTCCTGCTCCCGATCTGAATTTATGAGCCAGCTCACCCAGCTCGTTGTTTTTTTTCTTCTCCGCAAGTTTCGACATTTTCCGGATCATTTTCGGCGCGTTCACCGAAAAGATCCTGATGAGTTCTTGTTGCATCTCCTTGTCGTTATGCGTTATCTTTTCGAGATAGCGGAGATCGATCACTTTAAAATTATTTTTTTTCGCCGGAGTCTTTTCAGTTTTCTTCGCGGGCTTTCGCTTTTTTCCGGTCCAGTAAATGATCTTTGAATACAATTCATCCGGATCAACAGGTTTGGAAACATAGTCGTTCATTCCTGCTGCGAGGCATTTTTCTTTTTCTCCTTCAATGGCGTGAGCAGTCACCGCAATGACCGGGACATTTTTCCATTGATTAATTATCCTGATGCGCCGCGTTACTTCATATCCATCCATCTCCGGAAGTTTAATATCCATCAGGATCACATCGTATTTATTTTTCTCAAGCATCTTCAGCGCAATTCTTCCATCTTCTGCCATGTCGATAGTGATCTGCTTTTTCTGAAAAAGGATACGCATCAATTCCCTGTTCATCTCGTTGTCCTCGACAAGCAGAATCCGCAACGAAGAAGTTCTTCCACCTGATAATTTTTTTTCTGCCTCGTAAATTTTATTTGATTCCGGTTTTTTACAATTTGCTTTTTCGTAAGCAAGCGTGAAATGAAAAGATGTGCCTTCGTTCAATTTACTATTGACAGAGATCTCGCCGCCCTGTAATTCCACGAGATGCCTCGAGATCGCAAGGCCAATACCGGTTCCCTCATGTTTTTTCCAATCAGAACGATTCGCTTTTCCGAAACGGTCAAAAATGTAAGGAAGTTCATTCATCGATATTCCCACGCCGGTATCGGAGATCGTAAAACCTGTTTCAACATGATCTTCTTTTTCATCGAGCATTGTGCAGTAAACCGAAATTTT
This DNA window, taken from Bacteroidota bacterium, encodes the following:
- a CDS encoding response regulator transcription factor codes for the protein MAAPNRMNCIVVDDDEMTCRIVEIMIRKNASLEPCGTFSGAQDALNYLKDHKTDLIFLDVEMPGMSGLEMLEKYNDNLPPVVLITSHKKYAASAFDFDVLDFLVKPILPERFQKAVKKAQKVFEQNKKNPGANPLYVKTTARIVKIDPAEIIFIKSLADYVVIHTLREKFTAHSTMKTILARLPAGQFLRVHHSYIVRLDKISSYENSLLSVAGYKLPVSRSRKKELGTAIKSFLR